A section of the Deinococcus sp. KNUC1210 genome encodes:
- a CDS encoding transposase — protein sequence MPTTKCFDQSSWPARSAFGAITSWGTFYQHTHAGAIRAPHVVTFLTHLLRQAPGEVIVVLARAMIHRAKIVQELVARTSRLMLENLPTYAPELNPIEHVWTSGKRKELGNFCAQNVAELKSGLRRA from the coding sequence GTGCCCACCACGAAATGCTTCGACCAGTCAAGCTGGCCTGCAAGGTCAGCTTTCGGAGCGATCACAAGCTGGGGGACGTTTTACCAGCACACGCACGCAGGGGCTATCCGGGCACCGCACGTCGTCACCTTTCTGACACATCTGCTGCGACAGGCGCCCGGCGAGGTCATCGTGGTGTTGGCTCGTGCGATGATCCACCGCGCCAAGATCGTTCAAGAGCTCGTCGCACGAACATCCCGCCTCATGCTGGAGAACCTGCCTACATATGCCCCCGAACTCAACCCCATCGAGCACGTGTGGACGTCCGGGAAGCGGAAAGAGCTCGGCAACTTCTGCGCCCAGAACGTCGCGGAGCTCAAAAGTGGGCTGCGAAGGGCATAG
- a CDS encoding DUF6210 family protein, with protein MSEFAYVFLDPDGTQGAGVVVVVQAPTGVVYASQVGGHENDERSIEGFGIPLFHPQPLERLTLFFGRYLGKPPSRRNASDGRSERDLLELADIVGGIPLWRTSRERDEPAFLKFDRDRLEELTEGWVPVVTPMAQES; from the coding sequence ATGAGTGAATTTGCATACGTGTTTCTCGACCCTGATGGTACGCAGGGCGCGGGTGTCGTAGTGGTGGTGCAGGCCCCTACAGGTGTGGTCTATGCGTCTCAAGTTGGCGGTCATGAAAACGACGAGCGTTCGATCGAAGGCTTCGGAATCCCTCTGTTCCATCCTCAACCCCTTGAACGCCTCACGCTATTCTTTGGGCGATACCTCGGCAAGCCACCTTCTCGTAGGAACGCATCTGACGGGAGGAGTGAACGAGACTTATTGGAATTGGCAGACATTGTTGGTGGCATTCCGCTGTGGAGGACGAGTAGGGAGCGTGATGAACCTGCATTCCTCAAATTTGACCGAGATCGTCTTGAGGAGCTGACCGAAGGTTGGGTGCCCGTCGTCACCCCTATGGCCCAGGAATCCTGA
- a CDS encoding PadR family transcriptional regulator, translated as MKAQEQLRMLILAVLERQPEHGYAIAQAIKARSEGLLTAKEGTLYPLLHALESSQFIQSSEQEVGGRIRREYRLTEKGQKELVRLRTTWKTQIHAVGAVLGGQA; from the coding sequence ATGAAAGCTCAGGAGCAACTCCGCATGCTGATTCTGGCGGTGCTGGAACGCCAGCCAGAACATGGGTACGCCATCGCCCAGGCGATCAAGGCCCGCAGCGAAGGGTTATTGACCGCCAAGGAGGGCACACTCTACCCCCTGCTGCACGCCTTAGAGAGCAGTCAGTTCATTCAGAGCAGCGAGCAGGAAGTCGGCGGACGCATCCGCCGGGAATACCGTCTGACGGAGAAAGGGCAAAAGGAGCTGGTCCGCTTGCGAACAACCTGGAAAACGCAGATCCATGCGGTAGGAGCCGTGTTAGGGGGCCAGGCATGA
- a CDS encoding HEAT repeat domain-containing protein has translation MDNEPRHADGTRLLNDVSRLRILEMLKVHMQLEPDLFRSDLEFPDLELLEREFNQRWGDSLCFINSFDDNEIFPFLHDIFLNSDDPWSSGQALEAMVQLPHHDTLGLLADLLHHAQPEWRWVACSRLAERRGPEVTRLLCDTLLQDPDPDVRFNAAEALKTAGDETALPALEDAERYDSGTDYEGWPIAGAARAAIDAIAVTLQQSQTPAEA, from the coding sequence ATGGACAACGAACCAAGACACGCCGACGGAACGCGCCTTCTGAATGACGTGAGTCGGCTGCGTATCCTGGAGATGCTGAAAGTGCACATGCAGCTTGAGCCAGATCTTTTTCGGAGCGATCTGGAATTCCCCGATCTCGAACTCCTTGAACGGGAGTTTAATCAGCGTTGGGGCGACTCACTCTGCTTCATCAATTCATTTGATGATAATGAAATTTTTCCGTTCCTACACGACATTTTTTTGAATAGCGATGATCCTTGGTCGAGCGGTCAAGCGTTGGAGGCGATGGTGCAGTTGCCGCATCACGATACTTTGGGTCTTCTCGCTGACCTGCTTCACCACGCTCAACCAGAGTGGCGCTGGGTGGCCTGCTCGAGGTTGGCTGAACGCCGAGGCCCTGAAGTGACACGCCTGTTATGTGACACCCTGCTGCAGGATCCTGACCCCGATGTGCGGTTCAATGCAGCAGAGGCGCTGAAAACAGCAGGAGACGAAACGGCTCTCCCTGCCCTTGAGGACGCTGAACGGTACGACTCTGGTACAGATTATGAAGGCTGGCCGATTGCAGGAGCAGCCCGCGCTGCGATCGATGCTATCGCGGTTACTTTGCAGCAGTCGCAGACACCGGCGGAGGCGTAA
- the xerC gene encoding tyrosine recombinase XerC, giving the protein MLSLRRADLHLDVETPYLMVDGKGGKRQSVPVSPTLKAALKSWVAMTPQLLERVMSVRSSCAVEVSLSQLCAEGGVEYQRRHVHGLRHSAGTRVYVETRDLLEVRDHLRHRDITSSEIYVEYARKGKPSVTKDW; this is encoded by the coding sequence ATGCTCAGCCTGCGCCGGGCCGATCTGCACCTCGATGTGGAGACGCCGTACCTGATGGTAGACGGCAAGGGTGGCAAGCGGCAGTCGGTACCAGTCAGTCCGACGCTGAAGGCCGCGTTGAAGAGCTGGGTGGCGATGACCCCGCAGCTGCTGGAGCGGGTGATGTCCGTTCGCAGCAGCTGCGCCGTCGAGGTCAGCCTGTCGCAGTTGTGCGCGGAGGGTGGGGTGGAGTACCAGCGCCGCCACGTGCACGGCCTGCGCCACAGCGCCGGAACGCGAGTGTATGTCGAAACCCGCGACCTGCTGGAGGTGCGCGACCATCTTCGGCACCGCGACATTACTTCAAGCGAGATATACGTCGAGTACGCCCGGAAGGGGAAGCCGAGCGTGACGAAGGACTGGTGA
- a CDS encoding phosphatase PAP2 family protein, with product MRALLLVALGALALLSVGLPFDRPILGWLSQHHTYPANVVAAFVTNIGNPVIILLLGALTVGTLLVAKRRGLALLLALNIFSASLLNEGIKQIVRRPAIQIDMGTHPLPMPTIHGTPVTLPSPSLPRTVYSFPSGHATGSASLLLFVGWLAWRRHWWWLVWGGGILTALVGLSRVYLLTHTVSDVLGGWMVALSCFLLLQIWFRRRSLKPWTG from the coding sequence ATGCGCGCACTCTTGCTGGTGGCTCTCGGAGCCCTGGCCCTGCTGAGCGTAGGTCTGCCTTTCGACAGGCCAATCTTGGGATGGCTGTCTCAGCATCATACTTATCCCGCGAATGTCGTTGCGGCCTTCGTGACGAATATTGGCAATCCTGTAATCATTCTGTTGCTCGGTGCGCTCACCGTCGGAACCTTGCTGGTGGCAAAACGTCGCGGCCTCGCACTGCTGCTGGCGCTGAATATCTTCAGCGCCAGCCTCCTGAACGAAGGAATCAAACAGATAGTGCGGCGTCCAGCTATTCAGATTGATATGGGGACGCATCCACTACCGATGCCGACCATTCACGGTACGCCCGTTACGCTCCCCTCACCATCGTTGCCGAGGACGGTGTACTCCTTTCCGAGTGGTCATGCGACCGGGTCAGCCTCGCTACTACTCTTTGTTGGTTGGCTCGCATGGCGGCGGCACTGGTGGTGGCTTGTATGGGGAGGCGGTATTTTGACGGCCCTCGTAGGCCTCAGCCGGGTCTATTTGCTGACCCATACCGTGTCAGACGTGCTAGGGGGCTGGATGGTGGCGCTGTCCTGCTTCTTGCTGCTCCAAATCTGGTTTCGCAGACGCTCGCTCAAGCCCTGGACAGGGTAG
- a CDS encoding YdcF family protein — translation MRSLLLRVVLPVVVLGTALLYTPLFYLVPPLLLFGSTPRNADAIVILAGGVNCKAGILTPRSLERLEQGVRLWRAGYADTLVFSSQSDALTGPNCPKISELSQQFVYRTYPYGSVHFETLQNVMNTYDESREAARVVHEHHWHNVLLVTSALHSRRASLFFARQGIPFTSVPVSPSPPSPGLFPRRLERIFLLRELGAFLKGLVRRQL, via the coding sequence TTGCGATCCCTGCTGCTGCGCGTCGTCCTCCCGGTCGTCGTCCTCGGAACTGCGCTGCTCTACACCCCGCTCTTTTATCTCGTTCCCCCACTCCTGTTGTTCGGATCAACGCCCCGGAACGCAGATGCCATTGTCATCCTGGCTGGTGGCGTCAACTGCAAGGCGGGTATCCTCACGCCGAGGTCGCTGGAACGGCTGGAGCAGGGAGTGCGTTTGTGGCGGGCAGGTTACGCGGACACACTGGTCTTCAGCAGCCAGTCGGACGCCCTCACCGGGCCGAACTGCCCCAAGATTTCAGAGCTGTCGCAGCAATTCGTCTACCGAACCTATCCGTATGGCTCTGTCCACTTCGAGACGCTCCAGAACGTGATGAATACCTACGACGAATCGCGGGAAGCGGCCAGAGTAGTCCACGAACACCACTGGCACAACGTGTTGCTGGTCACGTCGGCCCTGCACTCCAGACGCGCGTCGCTGTTCTTTGCCCGGCAGGGTATTCCATTTACTTCTGTGCCGGTTTCTCCGTCACCACCCAGTCCTGGGCTATTTCCGAGGCGCCTGGAGCGGATTTTCCTGCTGCGCGAACTCGGCGCGTTCCTGAAGGGCTTAGTTCGCCGGCAACTGTAA